The proteins below come from a single Rhodococcus sp. WMMA185 genomic window:
- a CDS encoding Hsp70 family protein, translating into MSSVVGVSVGASAVRLTYRGSGADSVTVGANRARSEELAAASIGSLLAEKADQEPVQAIGIAYQNEAQAGAVRAALERQQIDNYRLVPEVIAAMRKLEESGELGGHSTLLFYDLGSSGLTVTMVDRSTGTILSAARTGQISGELFDQLIRDRQLALHHIDQPADESAARALETQCREAKEELSIGGTACTPGAGGLLVLSSSSFDSLIEDSVEESMILVREVIGRSGRTPNAVVLIGGGAHLPLVTSVMESALELPVIVPNEPERVAAEGAALLAESESDPVQPPFVESASSPPISADTTNPWRRRSVMVGGGVAVLVVVGIGLGLAANSSSGSNQSPQVVVTEPETSAPIAVAPPPAQSPQVVLPAPEAPVATPSPLPSPTTQVVIPPTTEPDIVPGPSGEGAQVPPQTDEGEQVPPPEPEPAPAPLIPGLPDIPLPVIPLPQIQFPQLPPPPPPPGP; encoded by the coding sequence ATGAGTTCGGTAGTCGGTGTGTCGGTCGGTGCCAGCGCCGTGCGGTTGACGTACCGGGGGTCGGGCGCCGATTCGGTGACCGTGGGTGCAAACCGCGCGCGCTCGGAAGAGCTGGCGGCCGCGAGCATCGGATCACTGCTCGCCGAGAAGGCGGACCAAGAACCAGTACAGGCGATAGGCATCGCCTACCAGAACGAGGCTCAGGCCGGTGCTGTACGGGCCGCCTTGGAGCGTCAACAGATCGACAACTATCGCCTGGTCCCCGAAGTGATCGCCGCGATGCGGAAACTCGAAGAGTCGGGAGAGCTCGGGGGCCACTCGACCCTGCTGTTCTACGACCTGGGCAGTTCCGGCCTGACCGTTACGATGGTCGATCGATCTACCGGAACGATATTGAGCGCGGCTCGCACAGGCCAGATCAGCGGTGAACTCTTCGACCAGCTGATCCGCGACCGCCAACTTGCACTGCACCACATCGACCAGCCGGCCGACGAGAGCGCCGCGCGAGCACTCGAGACTCAGTGCCGGGAGGCCAAGGAGGAATTGTCGATCGGCGGCACGGCGTGCACACCTGGTGCAGGCGGTCTGTTGGTGCTCTCGTCGAGCAGTTTCGATTCACTTATCGAAGACTCTGTCGAAGAATCGATGATTCTGGTCCGTGAAGTGATCGGCCGCTCGGGACGCACACCGAACGCCGTCGTGCTGATCGGTGGCGGCGCACACCTTCCACTGGTCACTTCGGTGATGGAGTCTGCTCTCGAGCTCCCGGTTATCGTTCCGAACGAACCCGAACGTGTAGCGGCCGAGGGCGCAGCTCTGCTGGCCGAGTCGGAATCCGATCCGGTGCAGCCACCGTTCGTGGAGAGCGCTTCCTCTCCGCCGATTTCCGCAGACACCACGAACCCGTGGCGAAGACGTTCCGTCATGGTAGGGGGCGGCGTGGCTGTCCTTGTCGTGGTTGGGATAGGTCTGGGTCTCGCCGCGAATTCGAGTTCGGGGTCGAACCAGTCGCCGCAAGTTGTGGTGACCGAGCCGGAAACTTCGGCACCGATCGCCGTGGCGCCGCCACCGGCACAATCGCCACAAGTGGTGCTTCCAGCCCCAGAAGCGCCAGTAGCGACACCGTCCCCACTGCCCTCACCGACGACGCAGGTGGTAATCCCCCCGACCACGGAGCCGGATATCGTTCCGGGTCCATCGGGTGAGGGCGCACAAGTCCCGCCTCAGACGGATGAGGGTGAGCA
- a CDS encoding putative quinol monooxygenase, producing MSDLRVVATIPAKPGSEDTVRDGLSSLAAESRNEEGCVSYELFESGSQPGTFVIVEVWASQAAIDAHMKSPHFQSAAGLFGEHLAGAPAIHPLKPVS from the coding sequence ATGTCAGATCTGCGCGTTGTCGCGACCATCCCTGCAAAGCCTGGGTCTGAGGACACCGTCCGTGACGGCTTGTCCTCGCTCGCTGCGGAGAGCCGCAATGAGGAGGGGTGCGTGTCGTATGAATTGTTCGAATCCGGCTCGCAGCCCGGTACCTTCGTCATCGTCGAGGTATGGGCGAGCCAGGCTGCCATCGATGCGCACATGAAGTCGCCACACTTCCAGTCGGCGGCCGGCCTCTTCGGTGAGCACCTCGCGGGTGCGCCGGCGATCCATCCGCTGAAACCGGTTTCCTAG
- a CDS encoding acyl-CoA thioesterase: MTDTSAPVTSAQVGYDAFVPVRWSDMDAFEHINHARMVTLLEEARIDWLLSEGPGDASFITSSFIADIHLQYRRPLHHSDSPLRITMWIAKHRAVDFTIGYEVRGARAALTDPPAVTGTTQLAVADVDAQRLRRITAAEREYLIRWSR; this comes from the coding sequence ATGACTGATACCTCTGCACCGGTTACCTCCGCCCAAGTCGGCTACGACGCTTTCGTTCCCGTCCGCTGGTCCGATATGGATGCCTTCGAGCACATCAATCATGCGCGGATGGTGACGCTGCTCGAAGAGGCCCGGATCGACTGGTTGCTCAGCGAGGGCCCTGGGGACGCGTCGTTCATCACCAGCAGTTTCATCGCCGACATCCACCTCCAGTACCGGCGCCCGCTGCACCATTCCGACAGCCCGCTGCGAATCACGATGTGGATCGCCAAACACCGAGCCGTCGATTTCACAATCGGCTACGAGGTGCGTGGCGCGCGGGCAGCACTCACAGACCCGCCCGCGGTCACGGGTACCACCCAGTTGGCCGTGGCAGATGTCGATGCTCAGCGACTGCGCCGAATCACCGCCGCAGAACGTGAGTACCTCATCCGTTGGTCTCGCTGA
- a CDS encoding cutinase family protein — protein sequence MVVKRSFVALGASIAAVFGSVASVGTAQAAPACPNLQVIAIPGTWETSTDSKPRPGMLSAVTDGLPSSVKVDYVTYAATAFPWESEVYGASKAQAVDNARWILEDSAKRCGNTDFAIIGYSQGADAAGDLAAEIGTGLGVVPPSRIAAVGLLSDPRRSPTDALIGPPVAGSGAGGPRVGGFGWVSQNTRTFCAPGDLYCSTPQDDFVTRLAGFLAQASDPTWELLGRYQQELLTIWNDLMAAGGMPTLMAQLDEESNESRIDDLEQFYQSNAHQDYTRYAVDSSGASATTWLRNWLSSKA from the coding sequence ATGGTCGTGAAGAGATCATTTGTTGCGCTGGGAGCAAGCATTGCGGCGGTGTTCGGGTCGGTCGCATCGGTCGGTACAGCGCAGGCCGCCCCGGCTTGCCCGAACCTCCAGGTGATCGCCATTCCGGGTACATGGGAAACCTCAACGGACTCAAAGCCGCGGCCAGGCATGTTGTCTGCGGTTACCGATGGTCTCCCCTCCTCGGTGAAGGTCGACTATGTGACCTATGCGGCCACGGCGTTCCCGTGGGAGTCCGAGGTCTACGGCGCGTCCAAGGCTCAGGCCGTAGACAACGCGCGCTGGATCCTCGAAGATTCCGCGAAGCGATGCGGCAACACTGACTTCGCAATCATCGGCTACAGCCAGGGCGCAGACGCTGCCGGTGATCTTGCCGCCGAGATCGGTACCGGCCTCGGTGTTGTCCCACCGTCTCGAATTGCGGCAGTCGGGCTGCTGTCCGATCCGCGGCGGTCGCCGACTGACGCCTTGATCGGTCCGCCAGTCGCCGGTAGTGGCGCCGGTGGGCCGCGCGTGGGCGGGTTCGGCTGGGTCAGTCAGAACACACGCACCTTCTGCGCTCCCGGCGATCTGTACTGCTCCACACCCCAGGACGATTTCGTCACCCGGCTGGCAGGTTTCCTCGCGCAGGCTTCGGATCCGACGTGGGAGCTGCTCGGCCGGTATCAGCAGGAACTCCTCACCATCTGGAACGACTTGATGGCCGCCGGGGGTATGCCGACACTGATGGCCCAGTTGGACGAGGAATCGAACGAGAGCCGCATCGACGATCTCGAGCAGTTCTACCAGTCGAATGCGCACCAGGATTACACGCGCTACGCCGTCGACTCTTCGGGCGCATCAGCGACGACATGGCTGCGGAATTGGCTGAGCAGTAAGGCGTGA
- a CDS encoding Ig-like domain-containing protein — translation MKKSGMRRLTAPISIGALVGATMLSGTPAQAETTTTTFKNTCQVKPSVSLIDPMTETQSASVVVEAPASVDAGEEFEVTLQPSPIGFPGSASIATIENVSRIKIDMEVPQNATLLDADVVPATSVGLSGTAPNVLRINGNGDVDSNGAYLRLSGNNRTIGNGPNSSTNSEGGIKVNATGRDVDGNNTPDGYTYFQLPKVKLKLKAGPSGNVDIKLRTDGDAGEWDNSKNFLTFLPKAKAGITAWAPTRCTPRNNKNASLNAGAGPLGSVNIIAPDQETTTSLSGPAAALNGAPVTLTANIDPAPGGGTVQFRDGVTAIGDPVDVVGGEASISHAFDLNGDHTVTAEFLGAAGYSASTSEPLTINVSASEADTSIEVTSPVRAHVGEDVNLAAQITPAVQGGTVEFEVDGQTLTAEVRTDGSAIAPYTFTGVGTHRVVARYSGTDGFAGSVSPAFPVSVTEAPPGDVSTTTVLDPVGTVTKGSPVILTARVDPANANGTVRFKLGNTSLGTVDVVNGVATLPATFYSSGTYSVTAEFEGSAGFVDSDSAPRELIVPGPVDPVPTDPGGGGGSSGFGS, via the coding sequence GTGAAGAAAAGCGGAATGCGTCGGCTGACCGCCCCGATCAGCATCGGCGCTCTCGTCGGTGCCACCATGCTGAGCGGGACACCCGCTCAGGCCGAGACCACGACCACCACATTCAAGAACACTTGCCAAGTCAAGCCGTCGGTCTCGCTGATAGATCCGATGACGGAGACGCAGAGCGCATCGGTCGTAGTCGAAGCACCGGCAAGCGTCGACGCCGGTGAAGAGTTCGAGGTGACCCTCCAGCCGAGCCCCATCGGCTTCCCCGGCTCCGCATCGATCGCCACGATCGAAAACGTGTCGCGGATCAAGATCGACATGGAGGTCCCGCAGAACGCCACACTGTTGGACGCAGACGTGGTTCCCGCCACCTCGGTCGGGCTCAGTGGTACCGCTCCGAACGTTCTGCGGATCAATGGGAATGGTGACGTCGACTCGAACGGCGCGTACTTGCGGCTGTCGGGCAACAATCGGACCATCGGCAACGGTCCCAACTCGAGCACCAACAGCGAGGGCGGCATCAAAGTCAATGCGACCGGTAGGGACGTCGATGGGAACAACACCCCCGACGGCTACACCTACTTTCAGCTCCCGAAGGTCAAGCTCAAGCTGAAGGCGGGCCCGTCCGGCAACGTCGACATCAAGCTGCGCACAGACGGTGACGCCGGCGAGTGGGACAACAGCAAGAACTTCCTGACGTTCCTTCCCAAGGCGAAGGCCGGGATCACCGCCTGGGCGCCCACGCGCTGCACGCCACGAAACAACAAGAACGCATCGCTCAATGCGGGCGCCGGTCCGCTTGGCTCGGTGAACATCATCGCGCCTGATCAAGAGACCACCACCAGCCTCTCGGGCCCTGCGGCAGCGCTGAACGGTGCGCCCGTCACGCTGACCGCGAATATCGACCCAGCTCCCGGCGGCGGAACCGTACAGTTCCGGGACGGTGTGACGGCGATCGGTGATCCCGTCGATGTGGTCGGTGGCGAGGCGTCGATCTCCCATGCCTTCGACCTCAACGGCGACCATACGGTCACGGCGGAGTTCCTCGGAGCCGCTGGATATTCCGCGTCGACGTCGGAGCCACTGACCATCAACGTGAGTGCCTCCGAAGCGGACACCAGTATCGAGGTGACATCGCCGGTGAGGGCCCACGTCGGGGAGGACGTCAACCTGGCAGCGCAGATCACGCCGGCCGTTCAGGGTGGCACTGTGGAGTTCGAGGTCGACGGCCAGACGCTGACTGCCGAGGTCAGAACCGATGGCTCCGCGATCGCGCCGTACACGTTCACCGGGGTCGGAACCCACCGGGTCGTCGCGCGGTACTCCGGCACGGACGGCTTCGCGGGATCGGTCTCGCCTGCCTTCCCGGTCAGTGTCACCGAGGCGCCGCCGGGGGATGTTTCCACCACAACCGTGCTCGATCCGGTCGGCACGGTGACCAAGGGCAGCCCGGTAATTCTGACGGCCAGGGTCGATCCGGCGAATGCGAACGGCACGGTTCGATTCAAGCTCGGCAACACGTCGCTGGGCACGGTCGATGTGGTGAACGGCGTTGCGACGTTACCGGCAACCTTCTACAGCTCCGGTACCTACAGCGTCACAGCGGAGTTCGAGGGATCCGCAGGCTTCGTCGATTCGGATTCGGCACCTCGAGAACTGATCGTGCCCGGTCCGGTCGATCCCGTACCGACCGATCCGGGTGGCGGAGGCGGCAGTTCGGGCTTCGGTTCCTGA
- a CDS encoding Ig-like domain-containing protein, with product MRSSTLRRIAAPLVAGIAAAGMIVVGSGTAGAEPPPPSSNTYKEDQLQLTKEVVGDNVVHPGDTITYKTTVKHRNNGIVLAIEKIRDVPPAGFELIRDSVKVRYDNSWNKADLNFNSDGGVTARCKSDCTLLVGGFVVDDNEEVTLEATYRVPEDMDFGVYDSGALVNVHAWFGADRGDKNFGVFVRVDDPVVTTSTSLQVPATAKTGVPVELVASVDPAVASGRIQFKDGGTDIGAPVDVVDGRATLTHTFDIAGVREVTAEFLADGGFYSSTSAPQTIDVTADTVTELQVSPNPVLVGEDVVATATVTPANAQGQIQFKVNGANYGAPVNVENGTASLTRSFPESATYSIVAEFLGAPGNIGSTSAPVDVTVNDPDWDTTTTVIEPVTAVAGTPVNLAATVLPIPSGGDVIFVVNGVEVGAAAVGTGDGVAVLPYTFGASGTANVVAEFSGTAGYTPSTSAGFPVTVTDPEPARTETTTALNVIGETEVGEPLSFEATVAPNTANGTVEFKAGTEVLGTADVVGGVATLTHTFGAAGTYVVTANFVAGEGFADSVSGPAVLAVVDPGDPSNPGGPSDPGGPGSVSTGSLGG from the coding sequence TTGCGTTCGTCAACCCTGCGCAGAATCGCGGCACCGCTGGTAGCGGGCATCGCCGCGGCGGGAATGATCGTGGTCGGTTCCGGTACGGCTGGTGCCGAGCCCCCACCACCGTCGAGCAACACCTACAAAGAGGATCAGCTGCAGCTGACGAAAGAGGTCGTCGGCGACAACGTGGTGCACCCCGGTGACACCATCACGTACAAGACCACGGTCAAGCACCGCAACAACGGGATCGTTTTGGCGATCGAAAAGATTCGGGATGTTCCGCCGGCCGGGTTCGAGTTGATCCGTGACAGCGTCAAGGTCCGGTACGACAACTCGTGGAACAAGGCGGACCTCAACTTCAACTCCGACGGCGGGGTGACCGCGAGGTGCAAGAGCGACTGCACCCTCCTTGTCGGCGGGTTTGTGGTGGACGACAACGAGGAAGTCACACTCGAGGCGACGTATCGGGTGCCCGAGGACATGGACTTCGGGGTGTACGACAGCGGCGCGCTGGTCAACGTGCATGCCTGGTTCGGTGCAGACCGGGGCGACAAGAACTTCGGGGTGTTCGTCCGGGTGGACGATCCAGTGGTGACCACCTCGACCAGCCTGCAAGTGCCGGCGACGGCGAAGACGGGTGTTCCGGTCGAGTTGGTCGCGTCGGTTGATCCTGCCGTTGCGTCCGGGCGGATTCAGTTCAAGGACGGTGGGACCGATATCGGTGCCCCGGTCGATGTGGTCGACGGGCGGGCAACCCTGACGCACACGTTCGACATTGCGGGCGTGCGTGAAGTGACCGCGGAATTCCTTGCTGATGGAGGTTTCTACAGCTCGACGTCTGCACCGCAGACCATCGATGTCACCGCCGACACCGTGACCGAACTGCAGGTGTCGCCGAATCCGGTCCTCGTCGGTGAGGACGTGGTTGCTACCGCGACGGTGACCCCGGCTAATGCCCAGGGGCAGATCCAGTTCAAGGTCAACGGCGCCAACTACGGTGCCCCTGTCAACGTGGAGAACGGCACAGCCAGCCTCACCCGCAGCTTCCCGGAGTCCGCGACATACAGCATCGTCGCCGAATTCCTCGGTGCGCCCGGCAACATCGGCTCGACCTCCGCGCCCGTCGACGTCACGGTGAACGACCCGGACTGGGATACCACCACCACGGTGATCGAGCCGGTGACCGCTGTGGCGGGCACCCCGGTCAACCTTGCCGCTACTGTGTTGCCGATTCCCAGCGGCGGTGACGTGATCTTCGTCGTCAACGGTGTCGAGGTCGGCGCCGCTGCGGTCGGGACGGGCGATGGTGTCGCGGTGCTGCCGTACACCTTCGGTGCCTCAGGCACCGCGAACGTGGTCGCCGAGTTCAGTGGAACAGCCGGGTACACACCGTCGACTTCTGCCGGCTTCCCCGTCACCGTGACGGATCCGGAGCCGGCGCGCACCGAGACCACCACGGCGCTGAATGTCATCGGTGAGACCGAGGTCGGGGAGCCGTTGAGTTTCGAGGCCACCGTCGCCCCGAACACGGCGAACGGAACCGTGGAGTTCAAGGCCGGCACCGAGGTGCTCGGCACGGCGGACGTGGTGGGCGGGGTCGCGACCCTGACGCACACCTTCGGTGCGGCGGGCACCTACGTGGTGACCGCGAACTTCGTTGCCGGCGAAGGCTTCGCGGACTCGGTATCCGGGCCTGCCGTGTTGGCGGTGGTCGATCCGGGTGATCCTTCCAACCCGGGCGGCCCTTCTGATCCGGGCGGCCCCGGCAGCGTCAGCACGGGTTCCCTCGGAGGCTGA
- a CDS encoding Ig-like domain-containing protein yields MKQSGIRRLTAPISIGALVGATMLTGIPAQAETTTTNFKTTCRVTPSVSVVDPINESQNNAVTVEAPASVDPGEEFEVTIQPSPIGFPGDASIATVENVSRIKIDMYVPDNATLLSKEIVPGTSAGLSGTAPNILRINSDGDLDNEGNILRLSGNNRTIGNSPNSSTDSTGGIQVKATGKDVDGNKTSNGFTYFQLPKVKLRLIAGQSGTVEVKLRANGVAGDWNHNKNFLTFLAKAKAVGITAWAPSRCTPRNNKNASLNAGAGPLASVNIIAPDQETTTSLSGPAAALNGAPVTLTANVAPAPSGGTVQFRDGVTAIGDPVDVVGGEASISHPFDLNGDHTVTAEFLGAAGYSASTSEPLTINVSASEADTSIEVTSPVRAHVGEDVNLAAQITPAVQGGTVEFEVNGQTLTAEVRTDGSAIAPYTFTGVGTHRVVARYSGTDGFAGSVSPAFPVSVTEAPPGDVDTTTTIDPVGTVIKGIPVALTARVDPTNANGTVQFKLGNTPLGTVGVVNGIATLWTTFQNSGTYSVTAEFEGSAGFVDSAAAPQQLIVPGPVDPVPTDPGGEGGSSGFGS; encoded by the coding sequence GTGAAGCAAAGCGGAATACGCAGGCTCACAGCCCCGATCAGCATCGGCGCTCTCGTCGGCGCCACCATGCTGACCGGGATACCCGCTCAAGCCGAGACCACGACTACCAATTTCAAGACCACGTGCCGCGTGACGCCGTCGGTGTCGGTGGTAGATCCGATCAACGAGTCGCAAAACAACGCGGTCACAGTCGAAGCACCGGCAAGTGTCGATCCCGGTGAAGAGTTCGAGGTGACCATTCAGCCGAGCCCGATCGGCTTCCCCGGCGACGCATCGATCGCCACCGTCGAAAACGTGTCGCGGATCAAAATCGATATGTACGTTCCGGACAACGCGACCCTCCTGTCCAAGGAGATCGTCCCCGGCACCTCGGCCGGACTCAGCGGCACCGCTCCGAACATCCTGCGCATCAACTCGGACGGCGACCTGGATAACGAGGGCAACATCCTGCGGCTCTCGGGCAACAACAGGACGATCGGAAACAGCCCCAACTCGAGCACCGACAGCACGGGCGGCATCCAGGTGAAAGCGACGGGCAAGGACGTCGATGGGAACAAGACCTCCAACGGTTTCACCTACTTTCAGCTCCCGAAGGTCAAACTCCGGCTGATTGCGGGACAGTCCGGCACCGTCGAGGTGAAGCTGCGCGCAAACGGTGTCGCGGGCGACTGGAACCACAACAAGAACTTCCTGACGTTCCTCGCCAAGGCGAAGGCCGTGGGGATCACCGCGTGGGCGCCAAGCCGCTGCACGCCACGAAACAACAAGAACGCATCGCTCAACGCGGGCGCCGGTCCGCTGGCCTCGGTGAACATCATCGCGCCTGATCAAGAAACCACCACCAGCCTCTCCGGGCCTGCGGCAGCGCTGAACGGTGCGCCCGTCACACTGACCGCGAACGTTGCCCCAGCCCCCAGCGGCGGAACCGTACAGTTCCGGGACGGTGTGACGGCGATCGGTGATCCCGTCGATGTGGTCGGTGGCGAGGCGTCGATCTCCCATCCCTTCGACCTCAACGGCGACCATACGGTCACGGCGGAGTTCCTCGGAGCCGCAGGCTATTCCGCGTCGACGTCCGAGCCACTGACGATCAACGTGAGTGCCTCCGAAGCGGACACCAGTATCGAGGTGACATCGCCGGTGAGGGCCCACGTCGGGGAGGACGTCAACCTGGCCGCGCAGATCACGCCGGCCGTTCAGGGCGGCACCGTCGAGTTCGAGGTCAACGGCCAGACGCTCACTGCCGAGGTCAGAACCGATGGCTCCGCGATCGCGCCGTACACGTTCACCGGCGTCGGAACCCACCGGGTCGTCGCGCGGTACTCCGGCACGGACGGCTTCGCGGGATCGGTCTCGCCTGCCTTCCCGGTCAGTGTCACCGAGGCACCGCCGGGGGATGTTGACACCACAACCACGATCGATCCGGTCGGCACGGTGATCAAGGGCATCCCTGTGGCGCTGACGGCGAGGGTCGATCCGACGAACGCGAACGGCACGGTTCAATTCAAGCTCGGCAACACTCCGCTGGGTACGGTGGGCGTGGTGAACGGCATTGCGACTCTGTGGACAACCTTCCAGAACTCCGGTACCTACAGCGTCACAGCGGAGTTCGAGGGATCCGCGGGCTTCGTCGATTCAGCTGCGGCGCCTCAGCAACTGATCGTGCCCGGCCCGGTCGATCCGGTACCGACCGATCCGGGTGGTGAAGGCGGCAGCTCGGGCTTCGGTTCCTGA
- a CDS encoding Ig-like domain-containing protein: MRSSTLRRIAAPLVAGIAAAGLIVVGSGTAGAEAPPPASSNTLNDGRLRLMKEVVGDNVVHPGDTVTYKTTVSHNGGGIRLSLPWIRDYPPAGFELIRDSVKVRYDNSWNKANLKYKTDGGVAAECKSDCTLLVGGFDLNDNEKITLEAKYRVPDDMAFGEYDSGAKVSVRTWSGDRGSKNFGVFVRVDDPVTRTSTALSVPATAELGAPVELVATVDPSAASGRIQFKDGGTDIGAPVDVVNGRASLSHTFETAGVREVTAEFLADGGFYSSTSAPQTIDVTADTVTELQVSPNPVLVGEDVVATATVTPANAQGQIQFKVNGANDGAPVNVVNGTASLTRSFPEAGTYSVVAEFLGAPGNIGSTSEPVNVAVNDADWGTTTTVIEPVTAVAGTPVNLAATVLPIPSGGDVIFVVNGVEVGAAAVGTGDGVAVLPYTFGASGTANVVAEFSGTAGYTPSTSAGFPVTVTDPEPARTETTTALNVIGETEVGEPLSFEATVAPNTANGTVEFKAGTEVLGTADVVGGVATLTHTFGAAGTYVVTANFVAGEGFANSASGPTVLAVTEPSDPPEPPSTGSLGG, encoded by the coding sequence TTGCGTTCGTCAACCCTGCGCAGAATCGCGGCACCGCTGGTTGCGGGCATCGCCGCGGCGGGACTGATCGTGGTCGGTTCCGGTACGGCTGGTGCCGAAGCGCCGCCGCCGGCATCGAGCAATACCCTCAACGACGGTCGGCTGAGGCTGATGAAAGAGGTCGTCGGCGACAACGTGGTGCATCCCGGTGACACCGTCACCTACAAGACCACGGTCAGTCACAACGGCGGCGGGATCCGGTTGTCACTCCCCTGGATCCGGGACTATCCGCCGGCTGGATTCGAGTTGATCAGGGACAGCGTCAAGGTCCGGTACGACAACTCCTGGAACAAGGCGAATCTCAAATACAAGACCGATGGTGGGGTGGCCGCGGAATGCAAGAGTGACTGCACTCTCCTTGTCGGCGGGTTCGACCTCAACGACAACGAGAAGATCACCCTCGAGGCGAAGTACCGCGTCCCTGACGACATGGCCTTCGGGGAGTACGACAGCGGCGCGAAGGTCTCGGTCAGGACTTGGTCCGGTGACCGGGGCAGCAAGAACTTCGGGGTGTTCGTCCGGGTGGATGATCCGGTGACGCGTACGTCGACGGCACTGTCGGTGCCGGCGACGGCCGAACTGGGTGCTCCGGTCGAATTGGTTGCGACGGTCGACCCCTCGGCTGCGTCCGGTCGGATTCAGTTCAAGGACGGTGGGACCGATATCGGCGCTCCGGTCGATGTGGTGAACGGGCGCGCGAGTTTGTCGCACACGTTCGAGACGGCCGGTGTGCGTGAGGTGACCGCGGAATTCCTTGCTGATGGAGGTTTCTACAGCTCGACGTCTGCACCGCAGACCATCGACGTCACCGCCGACACCGTGACCGAACTGCAGGTGTCGCCGAATCCGGTCCTCGTCGGTGAGGACGTGGTTGCTACCGCGACGGTGACCCCGGCTAATGCCCAGGGGCAGATCCAGTTCAAGGTCAACGGCGCCAATGACGGTGCGCCGGTCAACGTGGTGAACGGCACGGCCAGCCTCACTCGTTCCTTCCCGGAGGCGGGGACGTACAGTGTCGTCGCCGAATTCCTCGGTGCGCCGGGCAACATCGGCTCGACTTCGGAGCCTGTCAACGTCGCCGTGAACGACGCCGATTGGGGTACCACCACGACCGTGATCGAGCCGGTGACCGCTGTGGCGGGCACCCCGGTCAACCTTGCCGCTACTGTGTTGCCGATTCCCAGCGGCGGTGACGTGATCTTCGTCGTCAACGGTGTCGAGGTCGGCGCCGCTGCGGTCGGGACGGGCGATGGTGTCGCGGTGCTGCCGTACACCTTCGGTGCCTCAGGCACCGCGAACGTGGTCGCCGAGTTCAGTGGAACAGCCGGGTACACACCGTCGACTTCTGCCGGCTTCCCCGTCACCGTGACGGATCCGGAGCCGGCGCGCACCGAGACCACCACGGCGCTGAATGTCATCGGTGAGACCGAGGTCGGGGAGCCGTTGAGTTTCGAGGCCACCGTCGCCCCGAACACGGCGAACGGAACCGTGGAGTTCAAGGCCGGCACCGAGGTGCTCGGCACGGCGGACGTGGTGGGCGGGGTCGCGACCCTGACGCACACCTTCGGTGCGGCGGGCACCTACGTGGTGACCGCGAACTTCGTTGCCGGCGAGGGCTTCGCTAACTCGGCGTCCGGTCCCACCGTGTTGGCGGTGACCGAGCCCAGCGATCCGCCCGAACCCCCCAGTACGGGATCTCTCGGAGGCTGA